GTTAGCGTGGCGGTTGGGCGCCCAGAGTTGGTCAGCATCGCCGGCAGCGAGTCGGCCTCGATAGACGTCGATCTTGTGATCGATGAGTTCGAGGTTTTCTTGTAGCTCAGCGAGTTTAGCGGTCACCTCGGCGCGATGCGCCTCCAGAAGGGAGAGTCGTTCCTGCTCGTTGCCGCGCCCGGCGCAGACGAGTTGGGCGTACTGTCGGATGGTCTTGATAGGCATGCCGGTGGCACGCAGCTTGGTGCAGACGGTGATCCAGTCGAGGTCGAGTTGGTGGTAACGGCGCCGGCCGCCAGTGGTGCGGTCGACAGGGTTGACGACCAGTCCGGCGCGTTCGTAGTAGCGCAGGGTGTGCACGCTGACCCCGGTGCGGCGGGCGGCCTCGGCAATGCTCAGGCCCTCCTGGAGATCGGAGCGAGCGGGTCCGGATTCCGACTGTGACTTGACTTCGAGCATGCTCTAAAACGTAGCGTGCATGGTCATGACAGCAACGCTGATCACCGGAGCGAACAAGGGGCTCGGCTTCGAGACCGCCCGCCGACTCATTGCCGCAGGTCATACCGTCTACGTCGGAAGCCGGGACGCCGAACGCGGGCGCCGTGCCGCCGAGCAGCTCGGCGCACGGGTAGTCCAGCTCGACGTTACCGACGATGCGTCCGTGGCGGCCGCGGTCAAGGCCATCGAGGCCGACGGAGGGCTGGACGTGCTGGTCAACAACGCCGGAATCGCACCGGAATGGCGAGACACCAATGACGTGATCGGCGCCGCGGACCTGACAGTTGGCCTGATGCGGCAGACCTTCGAGACCAACGTCTTCGGCACGGTGCGCGTCCTCCGCGCGTTCCTCCCGCTGCTGCGGCGTTCCACCGCCGCAGTGGTGGTCAACGTCAGCAGCGCTCTGGCCTCGCTGACCCGGGCTACCACCCCGGGTACCCGGCAATACGCCTATACGCTCGTCGCGTACCCCGCGTCGAAAACCGCGGTCAACATGATCACTGTGCAGTATGCGAAGGCGTTCCCGAACATGCGGATCAATGCGGTGGAACCTGGATTCACCCAGACCGACCTGAACGGCAACACCGGCCTCCAGACCGTCGAGCAGGGCGCCGAGATCATCGTGCGCATGGCACAGGCGGGGACTGACGGCCCCACCGGAGGCTACTTCGACGCCGAAGGCACCCTTCCCTGGTAATCCGAACGGGGCGCGGCAGGTGTTCGCGACGGTCGATCCCAAAACGAGGTCAACTTGCTCACAGAGCAGCAGACCGAGGGGCCGCCTATCGATCACAGGGGCCAACTACCAATCACAGGCACACGCACAACATAAAATTGCGATTGGCTGCTTCCTCGCGGTGCCTGCGGTGTCCCGCTTATTCGTCGACATGAGGACGGTGCCTCTCGTCTGCCGCGATGAGCACCGCACGCCGGGCGAGGCGTGGTGGGCGACCGCCGACAGCCCAGAGGGCTGCCGCGGGCTCCTCCGCGCGCACGCCTCGATCGTCGTCCACCGGTCCCCTGTTAGGACTGCCGGCCCAGCCGTGTAACAACGGCTCGTCTCACGCGATTGGACCTGAGCGCGAAACGCGCACGGGTGGCGTGGGTAGACGAAGCCCGCAGCGTCCTGGACAGCCGAAGGAGTGCCGTGGCTCGGCGACGAACACAGGTCGACGGCTGTACGTCAGTGCTCGCCCTTGGGATTGCTGCCGGGCTTCTGGGCGGGGTCGTCCTGGTCGCAGGGCTCGTCGTCGCACACCCGGTCATCTCGATTGTCGGCTTCCTCGCGATCGCGGCGGCAGCTGTCACAGGCGTGGTGCTGCGGTACCGGTCCCGAGCGCGCGCCGAGCTCGCGCGCGCAACGGCTGCCCGCCAAGCCTACGAGCTGGAAGTCATCAGATCGCAGGAAATAGCGCGATATCACATGATGGGCGCACCCGAGTTCGAGGAAGCCCTCGCGTTCCTCTGCGCTCGCGACGGCTGCGCCTACGCAGAACGCGTCGGACGCGCAGGCGACCTCGGCGCCGACGTGATCGCGACCGCTCCGGACGGTCGAAAGATCGTGATCCAAGCCAAGCGCTACGTCCCGACGAACAAGGTCACGGGCCCAGATCTGCAGAGATTCGGCGGAACCTGCTACAGCGTGCACGGCGCACACATCGCCGCGGTCATCACTACGTCGACGTTCACACAGCAGGCCCGACAGTACGCCGCGCACCACGGCATACGCCTCTTCGACGCAGACGCTCTCGCCGCATGGGCCAGCCGCACTGGTCCGGCACCATGGCATTAGCCGAATTACGGCAATAAGCGCAGGCTGAATTCCGGAATGCTGAGAACGAAGCCTTGCGCGAGTGTGGCGACACGCCCTTTGGCAACGCCCCATTCGCCGGAGGTCGCGACGGCGTCGACTGGAAGCTCCAGTGTGCGCAGCGGCCGGGCGGCCTTCTCTGTCTGGTTGTCGACAACATCCACCCACGCCCCGCTCGCGCGGAGGGCAGCCAACGCTGGCTGGGCACCCGGATAGAGGTCACACCCCTCGATCGCCTCGCCGGCACCGGCATACCTCACGCTGCTCGGCTGCGAGGCCGGAACCGGGCCGCAGCATTTGGAAGGTCTCGGCGTTGTTCAGCCCTGCCGCCGTGACGGTGCCCAAGACAGTGGAGAACGTGTGCCGGGGACGCCGAGCCAATCCGTCGATCTGCCGAACTCGGCGCTGTCGTCCAGCACAGGTTCGCCAGCGCCGAGCGCTACCGACTCGATCGCAAATCTCCCGGCCCTCTCGATGTGGTGCCATCCGCGCCGCAGCCAACCACTTCTCGCCGTTGCGCGCGGCGGGCGAACCTCGTCAAGGAGCGTCAGGCTTGGCGTCCCAGGTTGCGAGTTCTCCACCAGGCATGGAGACGACCAGGAATCCGTCGGGCCCTGATACTGTCCATGCTTCGTATTCGTCGTCTTTCTCCGCCTGGATCGCAGCGCCATTGTCGAATGCGATTCTTAGCGTGCCAGAATCATCGACATCGGAATTCGCTACGACCTGGGACAGCAAGATGTCCATCGGCTGGAATGATTCTTGCGGATCGCTCTCCGGGGAAAAACTGTACTGCCTCCCCGGCACGCTGAAGCTGAACGGTGATTCGATGCGCGCCGTGTAATCGTCGGAGAAGTGCAGGACGGCACTGTATTCGACCGTTATGGAGAGCAGCTTCTTTCCCTCAAGGCCGAGATTCACGGCTACCATCCTTCCGGGGTCGGGTACGATCCGTCTGCGTTGCGTGGGATATGGGTTTCCGCCCTGGATCCCGGCTTGCCGTCAAGCTTAACAGGCTGGTTGTGTTCGTTGGTGAACTTGACGTAGCCGTTCGGGTATCGCGGATCCGCTCCGGGTTCCATGACTCGGACGGAATTCGCGTCACCGCCAGCTTGCGGAACCGATCACCGAGCGGCTCCTCTCCCTCCGGAGGCCGGTTGCCCGGGGTGCCGGGGAACGAAGGTAGTTCGTCAGGCCGTAAGCCGCCCGCACCCAGCTCCTCGGCCCGCCGTCAAGCTTGCTCCGCCACGGGTAGCCGGCACACAGCTGATTCAACGACGCGATGAGCGTGGTCGTGAGCGCGACAGCTTCGTCGATGTTCTTGCCGACCGGCTTCTGGGCCCGGCCGGTGTCGGTGTACTCGGCGAGCGCCTTGTTCAGGTTGTCCGCCAAGGGCGCGTAGGCGACGAGCAGTCCGTCCGGCTTGCCGCGGAAGGTACGGTTCACCCGCGCCAACGTCTGCATCAGCAGAGCGCCTTTGAGCGGACGGTCAAGGTAGAGCGTATGCAGCGGAGGCGCGTCGAAACCGGTCAGCATCATGTTTTTGGACGAGGACGATCTGAAGCTCGTCCTCGGCATCGCGGAGCCGCTTCTGGATGACCTTGTTCTGCCCGTCGCGGCGGACATGCCGAGCCCCGGGCATGACGTCCTGAGCCTTGCCGGAATAGACGACTTTGATCACGCCCTTGTCATCGGCATCGTGATGCCACTCGGGCTTGAGCTTGACGATCTCGTCGTACAGGTTGGCGCAGATCTCCCGCGTCGCCCCGACAATGAACGCCTTGCCGGGAGAACCGATGAACTTGCGCATCTCCTCGGACCGCGTCTCCCAATGCGCGAAGATGTCTGCTGCCAACGCCTCCAGACGGGCTGGCGCTCCGTACACGGCGTTGATCACCGCAACGGACTTCTCGATCTTGGCGCGCTCGGCCTCGTCGAGTCCGAGCGTCGCCTCGTCCGCAGCCTTGTCGAGGTCGTCCTCGGTGACGTCATCGATCAGCTTGACCTTGCAGGAGAAAGGGCGCACGTCAGTCGGCGAAGTTCCTACGTGGCTGCGCTGGCGAGCTGATCGGGGTCGGTGTCTGCTGGCTCGGGCGCGGCCGGTCTGCCACAGTGGGAACCGGGGCTCGGAGTTTCACGCGGCGCCGCCGGACGAGGCCGGGACTCCTGCTGGCTGCGCGGGCCCCATGGACGTGGCTACACCGAAACCGTCCGGAACAGGGCGGGAGGCTCTGCCTGCGACAGAGGAGGCGACGGGAGATGGATCAACAGCTGCCACTCGCGAACATCATCACCCTCGGCGTACATGACTTTGGGCGCGAGCGTGAGTTCTACCGCGGACTGGGCTGGCCACACGCATTCGACAGCGACAGCTTCACCGTCTTCGAACTGCGCGGCACCCTGCTCGCGTTGTTCGGTATTGACCAGCTCGGCGCCGATGCTCGCGTTACGCCGGAGCCCGGGCTCGGCGGCATCCGCAGCGCGGTCATCATCACCGTGGATCGGCCGGAGGAGGTCGACGCCCTCATCCGACGCGCCCGCGAGGCCGGTGGCACCGTGACGAAGGAGCCGACGGACGCGGAGTTCTTCGAGGGGCGCGACGCGTACTTCGCCGATCCCGAGAACAACTACTGGGAGGTCGCGTGGGCCGCGGGAGACAATCCGGTTTCTGCGGCGGCTCGGCGCGCCGCCGGCATCCGGTCAGAGTGACGTCCAGATATCAGCGGGCGATGATTGCGGCAGCTTGAGTCCCGAAACGGACTTCGGTGGCAGTCGGGCGCGGTACCGCCAAAAGTCGAGAACACACACGTCAAAGCCAACAGTCCACCTCCTTGCGCGGTTGCACATCACCTTCGGCTGGCCGGGTATCAGACACGAGCGCCAGTGCCCGCCTGTCGATCATCGACGTAATCAACTGTTGACTAAATCCAAAAACAACCGAAACAAGGAAGAAATCCTGCAAATTTCTTATGGTAATTATGCCGTTGAAAACTTGAATTAGTGGAAACTCCAACTAAGGCAGTCAGCGAGCCTGCCAGAAGCTTAACGAGCAGCTGCGGCGTGTCGCGGACATAACGGGCTTCAACACTTGGAGCCGGAGTATTCGTGAGTTTGGCGACGATGATTAGGCATGAACCGACGGTGCCAGACAACGCTATCAGAAAGGTTTCCAACAACTTTCCAATGTAACCCTGCGCATTACACGGAGGAATATGGCAACCAACAGCAAAGTGATACACCTTACGGCAATAATGAGCCAGTCGGCCGGGATTTCCGTCCCAGGTCAGCCGAAATGGTCGCCAAGGCCGCCACGAAGCAGGTCGAAGGCGTGGTTGGCGTTGGCCACGGCCTCGGGGTAAAGATCGTCGGCGCAGCGCCCCTCGGCCAGCTGCCGCCAGTTCAGCTCGACCAGGACCTGGAGGGTCCGGTTGATCTGGCGGGCGGCCAGGTGTGCGGTCGTTTGAGCGGCGTTGGCCGCACGCAACGCGTCGGTCAGCGCGTCGTCGCCGCGGGTTCCGTACTGCTTCAAGCGGGCCCTGAGGCTGTCGGTCATGGAGACCATCCGATAGAAGGCGAGCACCTCAGGGTCGTCGCACAGGCCATAGGCCGGATCGCGCTCGGCCAGTCGGTCCAGGAAGAACCGGTGCAGCGCGGCCAACGGCGTCTCCCCCGCCGCACGGTCTAGGACCACCCGGGCGGTCTCGGTCTCATGGTCGGCGAAGCGGTGCAGCACCAGGTCTTCCTTGGTCGGGAAGTACTTGAACAGGGTGCGCTTGGAGACCTCCGCCGCCTCGGCCACCTCCGCGACCGAGACCCGGTCGAAGCCGGACCTCAGGAACAGTGCGATCGCCGCCTTGGAGATCGCGGTCCTGGTCTGCAGCTTCTTACGCTCTCGCAACCCGGTCACCGGTAAATCCTACACCAAGGCGATAAGTAGACCTGGTATATATATCTACCGGGTTTACCGAAGGAGCGGAGGGGCGATGGAGACCGAGGTCATCGTGGTGGGCGCTGGGCCGACCGGGTTGATGCTGGCCGCCGAGTTGGGCCTGGCCGGGGTGCGGACCGTGGTGGTGGAGAAGCTTGTCGAGCGCAGCGGCCAGTCCAAGGCCGGCGGCCTGCAGCCGCGCACCGCCGAGGTGTTGGACCAGCGTGGCCTGCTCGACAACGTGCTGGACCGCGCGAGGGCGCGGCACGGGGCGGGCGGTCACTTCGCGGCGCTGCCGGTGCCGCTGGACTGCCGGCCCTGGCGGACCCGGCATCCGTGGGGTGTGCCGATTCCGCAGGCCCGGGTCGAGGAGGTGCTGGAGAAGCGGGTCGTCGAGTACGGCATCCCGGTGCTGCGCGGGCACGAACTGGTGGCACTGGATCAGGACACCGAGGGCGTAACCGGGAGCGTGACCGGTCCGGACGGCGAGGCGGTGCGGCTACGCGGGCAATATCTGGTCGCTTGCGACGGCGGGCACAGCAGGGTGCGCAAGCTGGTCGGCGTCGGTTTCCCCGGCACGGCGGGCACGATCTCCGCGGTCGTCTCCGATGTCGTGCTGACCAGCCGGTCGGACGCGGTACCGACCACAGTGGAGCATTTCAGCCGGCACGTCCGCGGCAGGGACGGCCACTGGACGGCACTGTCCCCATTGGATAATGGGTGCTACCGACTGATGTTCGGCTCGCCGACCCGGGTCCCCCGGGATACCCCGGTCGCCTTGGCCGAGGCACGCACCGCACTGCAGGCCGTGTACGGCGAGGAAACCGACCTCCAGGAAATCCGGTGGGCATCGCGGTTCAGCAACGCCTCGCGGCAGGTCGACCGGTATCGGGTGGACCGGGTGTTCTTCGCCGGCGACGCGGCGCACATCCACCTCCCGGTCGGCGGGCAGGGCATCAACCTCGGCATCCAGGACGCGGTCAACCTCGGCTGGAAGCTCGCGGCGCGACTGCGTGACCGGGCGGGAGACGCGTTGTTGGACGGCTACCACGTCGAGCGCCACCCGGTGGCCGCCCGCGTGCTGAACAACACCAGGGCACAGGGCGTGCTGATGAACGCGATCGAGGACGAGAACGTCGCGGCGCTGCGCGACATCGTCCTCGACCTCGCGCGGACACCCGATGGCAACCGTTACCTGGCCGGCATGATTTCCGGCCTCGACGTGCGCTACGGCGACTCGGAGCATCCCCTGGTGGGCTCCCGGATGCCCGATCTCGGGTTGACCACGGCCGTCGGCCCGACCCGGACCTGCGAACTGCTCCGCGGCGGTCGGGGCCTGCTGCTGGAACTCGACGGCCAGGCGACGCTGGCCGGCCACGCGCGAGGCCGGGTCGACCACGTGTCGGCGACCGTGACCGAGAACTGGCGAGACGCGGTGGACGCGCGGGCGGTGCTGGTTCGCCCGGACGGCCACGTGTGCTGGGCAGCAGGTGCGGAGAGCCCAGAAGCCGCGCTGCTCCAATGGTTCGGCCGGTAACGATCGTCCGGGTTCCCCCTCGGACAACGAGGGGGAACCCGGCCACGGAGAGCCTGCTGGCCGATGCGACCAAGGCGATCGAATCACCGCCCACCCCAGCCGAGCGAGGACCGACGTCCATGGCCATCCCGCGCATCGACCGGGACCGCGCTCAGCCAAACCGCGAGCTGTGGGCGCTCGAGGGCGGCGGGGTCGCCGTAGCGCTCCCCGAACACGGTGCCCGAAGCGTGCTCGCGCAGCGCGGCCTCCAGCACGGTGCCCGCGACTCGGCCTAGCACGCGTGCGGTGGTGGCCAGGGTGCAGGCGGTTGATCATGAAGGCTAGAGGACTCAGAGGCGGAGAAGGTCGGATTTGGCGCAGCCGAAAATGGCGCGTTTGATCAGCTTCAGCCGGTTCATATCCCAGCGCACTGTCCGGATAGTGGCGGGCGACGCTACTGCGGGAAACCCTCATGCGAAACCTGCCGTGATTCCTGGCATTTCGGCGTTCGACCGGCCCGCGCGGATGGTCGAATGTCGGGATGCCGGGTGCAGGGCGTCGCTGCCGGTCGACGCGGCGTCGATCGCGGCGACCCGGTTGTGCAGGTCGAATGCCCGCGCGTCGTCGGGACGCGGAATCTCGAGCCGACCGGAGACTCCTGCGGTCTCCTCGATTCAGCGGAGGAGCGCGTGCAGGACACGGGCGTTGGTGTCCGGGTCCGGCGCGTTGCCGGTGATGGCTGGGGTGTGGATGAAGGACTCGGTGATGCGCACGGTCGCGTAGGCCAACTCGTCCGCCTCGAGATCGATGCCGGTGATCCGGTCGCGCTCCCGGTCCGCGCTGATCAGCTGCGCCACGCGGTCGATCAGCCGGCGCTGGAACTCACTGTGGTTCAGCATCGCCAGGCGGGCGAACATTTCGCCCTCTTCGGTCTGCAGCCGGCGGACGCCGGCGTGGCCGATCACCTCGGCACTCCATCGGCTGAGGACCTCCGCCGTGTGGCTGCTCGGCACCTGTTCAGCCACAACCGCGTCGTGCAGGCGGGACAAAGCGCGATCGGTGCTCGCCCAGAGCACTTCGGTCAGCAGCTGCTCGCGCGTGCCCACCCAGCGGTGCAGCGTCACCCTGCTCACGCCGAGTTCCGCGGCTAGCCCCTGGATGTCGATGCGGCGCCCTTGGTTGAACCACTTCCGCGCGAGCTCGAGGGCCGCCAGCGGGGTGGCCTTCGGCGGTGCCGCCCCGTCTTGAAGCTGGCGTTGCAGCGGCGTCGAAAACTCGCCTCGCCCAGGTTGCGCCGCCACTGGTCACCTGACTTCCCGATCTCCGCCGCCGTTCCTGTTGCACATATTACATCTTCCAATCTATGCTCCGCCGTGTAACGCAATGTCGCGTGTGTAACGGAGATGAACATGAACGGTAAAACGTTGCGCGTCCTCGCGGTCGTAGCGGTGACCGTCGCTTCGGCCTGCGGCTTGGTACCCGGCGTGGCGACCGCCGCCACCGAGGGGCGGTTCGCTCCGGTCGATCAGCCCGGTCCGCCACTGTCCGTGCCGCAGTCCGTGCTGGACGCGGCCCTCACCTGCACCGCCAACGCTCGCTCCGCGAGCAGGGAAGTGGTCCTGTTCGTGCCGGGCACCACTTTGACGCCACGCGACGACTACGGCTGGAACTGGTTTCCCGCGATGGACCGGCTCGGGCGCCCGTACTGTTCGGTGACCCTTCCGAACAACGCGATGACCGACGCGCAGGTCTCGGCCGAGTACGTGGTCAACGCCATCCGCCGGGTGCGCCAGCTCAGCGGCCGCAAGGTCGACATCATCGGCCACAGCCAGGGCGGCACCGAGCCGCGTTTCGCACTCCGGTTCTGGCCCGATCTCCGCGCCGACGTCGATGACTACATCGGGCTCGGCGCCACCAACCACGGCAGCATCGTCATCGACGCGATGTGCGTGCCCGGCTGTGCGGAATCACTGTGGCAGCAGCGGTACAACTCGAACTACACGCAGGCGATGAACTCGTACCAGGAAACCTTTCCCGGAATCTCGTACACGCAGATCTACACGCGTACCGACGAGTTCGTCCAGCCGAACCTCGACGGCAACGGCACCACCTCTCTCCACGGCGGGGGCGGTGACATCACCAACGTTGCCCTGCAAGACATCTGTCCCGCCGACGTGGCTTCGGAGCACCTCGCGGTCGGGACCTACGACCCCGTCTCCTACGCCCTCGCACTCGACGCGCTCGACCACCCCGGATCGGCGGCGCCCGAACGGATCGACCGCGCCGTCTGCGGCAAGCTCTACATGCCGGGCGTCGACCCACTGGCGTTCACCGCGAACTATGCGGCTTTGACCGCCGTCATCGCCCAGCAGCTCACGCTCGCCCCGAAGTCATCGCACGGCGAACCGGCCTTGAAGCCGTACACCTTGCGGCAGAACTGACCGCCAACGCCGGCTGGCCGCACACGCCGGGGGGATCAGTGGTGCACCCCGTCGTCGGAGGCACTCGCGCGGAAGGCGATGCCGGTGATGGCCGAGGCCACGATTGAGCCGATGTAGCCGAAGGTACGCAACAGGCCCGATGCGGTGCCGAGTTGGGACGCGAAGACGTGGCCGGCTACCGGCAGAAGATGACGGGGCCGAGCTGACCACGTCGACCTGCGCGCCCGCTATCCGTGGGGAACCGTCTCCAGGACGAATCCCCGGGGCGGCCCGGACAGCGCGGCCTTCGCCTCCGCGCCGAACCGGTCGGCGATGATCTCGGTCGTGCCGGCCTCGATCCCGTCGAGCGCGGTCCGGACGACGTCCACCGGGTCGTTCATCACCGCGTCACTCGCGTGCGTGCGCATGGGATCGGTCGCGGTGGGGCCGAAGACCACGCCGCTGACCAGCGTGCCCTGACTGGCCAACTCGAGCCGGACGCCGTTCGTCAGGCTCTACTCCGCGGACTTGGCGACGGCGTAGGCGTTGTTGACCGGCAGGGTGACGTCCCCGGCCAC
This sequence is a window from Amycolatopsis benzoatilytica AK 16/65. Protein-coding genes within it:
- a CDS encoding esterase/lipase family protein, which produces MNGKTLRVLAVVAVTVASACGLVPGVATAATEGRFAPVDQPGPPLSVPQSVLDAALTCTANARSASREVVLFVPGTTLTPRDDYGWNWFPAMDRLGRPYCSVTLPNNAMTDAQVSAEYVVNAIRRVRQLSGRKVDIIGHSQGGTEPRFALRFWPDLRADVDDYIGLGATNHGSIVIDAMCVPGCAESLWQQRYNSNYTQAMNSYQETFPGISYTQIYTRTDEFVQPNLDGNGTTSLHGGGGDITNVALQDICPADVASEHLAVGTYDPVSYALALDALDHPGSAAPERIDRAVCGKLYMPGVDPLAFTANYAALTAVIAQQLTLAPKSSHGEPALKPYTLRQN
- a CDS encoding type I restriction enzyme subunit R domain-containing protein encodes the protein MPRTSFRSSSSKNMMLTGFDAPPLHTLYLDRPLKGALLMQTLARVNRTFRGKPDGLLVAYAPLADNLNKALAEYTDTGRAQKPVGKNIDEAVALTTTLIASLNQLCAGYPWRSKLDGGPRSWVRAAYGLTNYLRSPAPRATGLRRERSRSVIGSASWR
- a CDS encoding QsdR family transcriptional regulator, coding for MAAQPGRGEFSTPLQRQLQDGAAPPKATPLAALELARKWFNQGRRIDIQGLAAELGVSRVTLHRWVGTREQLLTEVLWASTDRALSRLHDAVVAEQVPSSHTAEVLSRWSAEVIGHAGVRRLQTEEGEMFARLAMLNHSEFQRRLIDRVAQLISADRERDRITGIDLEADELAYATVRITESFIHTPAITGNAPDPDTNARVLHALLR
- a CDS encoding MerR family transcriptional regulator; its protein translation is MLEVKSQSESGPARSDLQEGLSIAEAARRTGVSVHTLRYYERAGLVVNPVDRTTGGRRRYHQLDLDWITVCTKLRATGMPIKTIRQYAQLVCAGRGNEQERLSLLEAHRAEVTAKLAELQENLELIDHKIDVYRGRLAAGDADQLWAPNRHANAH
- a CDS encoding VOC family protein, with the protein product MDQQLPLANIITLGVHDFGREREFYRGLGWPHAFDSDSFTVFELRGTLLALFGIDQLGADARVTPEPGLGGIRSAVIITVDRPEEVDALIRRAREAGGTVTKEPTDAEFFEGRDAYFADPENNYWEVAWAAGDNPVSAAARRAAGIRSE
- a CDS encoding restriction endonuclease; the protein is MARRRTQVDGCTSVLALGIAAGLLGGVVLVAGLVVAHPVISIVGFLAIAAAAVTGVVLRYRSRARAELARATAARQAYELEVIRSQEIARYHMMGAPEFEEALAFLCARDGCAYAERVGRAGDLGADVIATAPDGRKIVIQAKRYVPTNKVTGPDLQRFGGTCYSVHGAHIAAVITTSTFTQQARQYAAHHGIRLFDADALAAWASRTGPAPWH
- a CDS encoding TetR/AcrR family transcriptional regulator gives rise to the protein MTGLRERKKLQTRTAISKAAIALFLRSGFDRVSVAEVAEAAEVSKRTLFKYFPTKEDLVLHRFADHETETARVVLDRAAGETPLAALHRFFLDRLAERDPAYGLCDDPEVLAFYRMVSMTDSLRARLKQYGTRGDDALTDALRAANAAQTTAHLAARQINRTLQVLVELNWRQLAEGRCADDLYPEAVANANHAFDLLRGGLGDHFG
- a CDS encoding DUF6188 family protein: MNLGLEGKKLLSITVEYSAVLHFSDDYTARIESPFSFSVPGRQYSFSPESDPQESFQPMDILLSQVVANSDVDDSGTLRIAFDNGAAIQAEKDDEYEAWTVSGPDGFLVVSMPGGELATWDAKPDAP
- a CDS encoding SDR family NAD(P)-dependent oxidoreductase: MTATLITGANKGLGFETARRLIAAGHTVYVGSRDAERGRRAAEQLGARVVQLDVTDDASVAAAVKAIEADGGLDVLVNNAGIAPEWRDTNDVIGAADLTVGLMRQTFETNVFGTVRVLRAFLPLLRRSTAAVVVNVSSALASLTRATTPGTRQYAYTLVAYPASKTAVNMITVQYAKAFPNMRINAVEPGFTQTDLNGNTGLQTVEQGAEIIVRMAQAGTDGPTGGYFDAEGTLPW
- a CDS encoding FAD-dependent monooxygenase yields the protein METEVIVVGAGPTGLMLAAELGLAGVRTVVVEKLVERSGQSKAGGLQPRTAEVLDQRGLLDNVLDRARARHGAGGHFAALPVPLDCRPWRTRHPWGVPIPQARVEEVLEKRVVEYGIPVLRGHELVALDQDTEGVTGSVTGPDGEAVRLRGQYLVACDGGHSRVRKLVGVGFPGTAGTISAVVSDVVLTSRSDAVPTTVEHFSRHVRGRDGHWTALSPLDNGCYRLMFGSPTRVPRDTPVALAEARTALQAVYGEETDLQEIRWASRFSNASRQVDRYRVDRVFFAGDAAHIHLPVGGQGINLGIQDAVNLGWKLAARLRDRAGDALLDGYHVERHPVAARVLNNTRAQGVLMNAIEDENVAALRDIVLDLARTPDGNRYLAGMISGLDVRYGDSEHPLVGSRMPDLGLTTAVGPTRTCELLRGGRGLLLELDGQATLAGHARGRVDHVSATVTENWRDAVDARAVLVRPDGHVCWAAGAESPEAALLQWFGR